In Anaeromyxobacter diazotrophicus, a genomic segment contains:
- a CDS encoding glycoside hydrolase family protein encodes MAHRIAHPALRAVALLAAAASLACGGAGDGAQLPRPAPGTKRGVAYGFQSPAELRALTPQVTWWYDWSTHPDAPMAGDADAEFVPMVWGGQFDVDQVIRDIPQGAKYLLAFNEPNFKSQANLTAAQAAALWPAIEQIADARGLAIVSPAVNYCGPSSACNGTDPFQYLRDFFAACPGCRVDHVAVHWYACDSSALAWYLDQAAAFGKPIWLTEFACGDGDAQQTSLAGQEAYMTAAVAALEADPRVFRYAWFADGRAVPNVALTADGALTALGRTYAAAGAAR; translated from the coding sequence ATGGCCCATCGCATCGCGCACCCCGCCCTACGCGCCGTCGCCCTGCTGGCCGCCGCCGCGTCCCTGGCCTGCGGCGGCGCGGGCGACGGCGCCCAGCTCCCGCGCCCGGCGCCGGGCACGAAGCGCGGCGTCGCGTACGGCTTCCAGTCGCCCGCCGAGCTCCGCGCGCTCACCCCGCAGGTGACCTGGTGGTACGACTGGTCCACCCACCCCGACGCGCCCATGGCGGGCGACGCCGACGCCGAGTTCGTCCCGATGGTGTGGGGCGGGCAGTTCGACGTCGACCAGGTCATCCGGGACATCCCGCAGGGCGCGAAGTACCTCCTCGCCTTCAACGAGCCGAACTTCAAGTCGCAGGCGAACCTCACCGCCGCGCAGGCGGCCGCGCTGTGGCCCGCGATCGAGCAGATCGCGGACGCCCGCGGCCTCGCGATCGTGTCACCCGCCGTCAACTACTGCGGGCCGAGCAGCGCCTGCAACGGGACCGACCCCTTCCAGTACCTGCGGGACTTCTTCGCCGCCTGCCCGGGCTGCCGCGTGGATCACGTCGCGGTTCACTGGTACGCCTGCGACTCCAGCGCGCTCGCCTGGTACCTCGACCAGGCGGCGGCGTTCGGGAAGCCGATCTGGCTCACCGAGTTCGCCTGCGGGGACGGGGACGCCCAGCAGACGTCGCTCGCCGGCCAGGAGGCGTACATGACCGCCGCGGTCGCCGCGCTCGAGGCGGACCCCCGCGTCTTCCGGTACGCCTGGTTCGCCGACGGGCGCGCCGTGCCGAACGTGGCCCTCACCGCGGACGGAGCCTTGACTGCCCTCGGCAGGACGTACGCCGCGGCCGGCGCGGCACGGTGA
- a CDS encoding beta-1,3-glucanase family protein: MPLPSRGRLLALLPTAVLCAAGCSSSSAPTASWPAPPPVSDPSAPAGFWDAASIPQAANALTFVFLNRTQGKFEDREIYWRFEHEGQKVLHAIAERPTFDMPAYPSERMYFFLCGKENGYDGGCASAPEKSGYFDFIEFTIGSNPYAFHGNTTRVDAFGLKIAMRLVCPGLDQAVGESYAMFQEDRSATFQRYLGAVPVEFQGLVRANPAGAPYRIVEPGAGGFNAGGPYQHYYDAFVDALWTANGLTVPRPGPNGDGLGSYPDLSAAIYRHVGAAPGTFDASGKLLDAKLWSDPTTFYAQAPADYYARFWHDNALGGRAYGFPYDDVGGYSTYLSCDHPQYLLVAIGW, encoded by the coding sequence ATGCCCCTGCCTTCTCGCGGCCGCCTCCTGGCCCTCCTTCCCACCGCGGTGCTGTGCGCCGCAGGCTGCTCGTCGTCGTCGGCGCCGACCGCCAGCTGGCCCGCGCCGCCGCCGGTGTCCGATCCGAGCGCGCCGGCGGGCTTCTGGGACGCGGCGAGCATCCCGCAGGCTGCGAACGCGCTGACCTTCGTGTTCCTGAACCGCACCCAGGGGAAGTTCGAGGATCGCGAGATCTACTGGCGGTTCGAGCACGAGGGCCAGAAGGTGCTCCACGCGATCGCCGAGCGCCCGACGTTCGACATGCCCGCGTATCCCTCCGAGCGCATGTACTTCTTCCTGTGCGGGAAGGAGAACGGCTACGACGGCGGCTGCGCCAGCGCCCCGGAGAAGAGCGGCTACTTCGACTTCATCGAGTTCACCATCGGGTCGAACCCGTACGCCTTCCACGGCAACACGACGCGGGTGGACGCGTTCGGGCTCAAGATCGCGATGCGGCTCGTGTGCCCCGGGCTCGACCAGGCGGTGGGCGAGAGCTACGCCATGTTCCAGGAGGATCGCTCCGCGACCTTCCAGCGATACCTGGGCGCGGTCCCGGTCGAGTTCCAGGGCCTCGTGCGCGCCAACCCCGCCGGCGCGCCCTACCGGATCGTGGAGCCCGGTGCCGGCGGGTTCAACGCTGGCGGGCCCTACCAGCACTACTACGACGCGTTCGTCGACGCGCTGTGGACCGCGAACGGCCTCACGGTCCCGCGACCCGGCCCGAACGGCGACGGGCTGGGCAGCTACCCCGACCTGTCGGCGGCGATCTACCGCCACGTGGGCGCCGCCCCGGGCACGTTCGACGCGAGCGGCAAGCTGCTCGACGCGAAGCTGTGGAGCGACCCGACGACCTTCTACGCGCAAGCGCCGGCGGACTACTACGCCAGGTTCTGGCACGACAACGCGCTGGGGGGGAGGGCGTACGGCTTCCCGTACGACGACGTCGGGGGCTACTCGACGTACCTGTCGTGCGACCATCCGCAGTACCTGCTCGTCGCGATCGGCTGGTGA
- a CDS encoding DUF2403 domain-containing lipoprotein yields the protein MFTDSARRASLVALAVLAAGAGCSRRAPHAPSEPTDPGLPPGGLAEGIGPARFAGGELDAASLGGTITFQQIGAAGWYPRVADPAVGPCDVTSTSACCRNTHTVPGDRLTPWDEELILTLRGPMLVKQLAVYQPDPAGVVGWRLVSAWDSRAPAGPQGLAFAGNGTETAGFTGAIGTECLVNVATDLAFACGAGSAPYCPASSGSQRRGWSGSKLFVLLAEMPHAGAAGPGQACSTGTAGGWYDAPWIGLSAAELVRAGSFSPCQCYAKDTSNYGAKADGCGQFNAFEVVNDNNAYRNLGVLSTDLVDYAGYVGEGPCGPQCDVSKLPPDVDLIAKATDTGAAHGALASPTQGPGAAFRRPDRGYRYFLILLDVDSRTVQLGVVHPNAVPAAAAGILPALPATVPHAALQDLLNLRLPQ from the coding sequence ATGTTCACCGACTCGGCCCGCCGCGCCTCGCTCGTCGCGCTCGCGGTCCTCGCCGCCGGCGCGGGCTGCAGCCGCCGCGCGCCGCACGCGCCGAGCGAGCCGACCGACCCCGGGCTGCCGCCCGGTGGGCTGGCAGAGGGTATCGGCCCGGCGCGCTTCGCCGGTGGCGAGCTCGACGCGGCGTCGCTCGGCGGCACCATCACCTTCCAGCAGATCGGCGCCGCCGGCTGGTATCCGAGGGTGGCCGACCCCGCCGTCGGCCCCTGCGACGTCACGAGCACGAGCGCGTGCTGCCGGAACACGCACACCGTGCCCGGCGACCGGCTCACGCCCTGGGACGAGGAGCTCATCCTGACGCTGCGCGGGCCGATGCTCGTGAAGCAGCTCGCCGTCTACCAGCCGGACCCGGCCGGCGTGGTCGGGTGGCGGCTCGTGTCGGCGTGGGACAGCCGCGCCCCGGCCGGCCCGCAGGGGCTCGCGTTCGCGGGGAACGGCACGGAGACCGCCGGCTTCACCGGCGCCATCGGCACCGAGTGCCTGGTGAACGTCGCGACCGACCTCGCGTTCGCGTGCGGCGCGGGCAGCGCGCCGTACTGCCCCGCCTCCTCCGGCTCGCAGCGCCGGGGCTGGAGCGGCTCGAAGCTGTTCGTGCTCCTCGCCGAGATGCCGCACGCCGGCGCGGCGGGGCCCGGGCAGGCTTGCTCCACGGGGACGGCCGGCGGCTGGTACGACGCTCCGTGGATCGGGCTCAGCGCCGCGGAGCTCGTGCGCGCGGGATCGTTCTCCCCCTGCCAGTGCTACGCGAAGGACACGAGCAACTACGGCGCCAAGGCGGACGGCTGCGGCCAGTTCAACGCGTTCGAGGTGGTGAACGACAACAACGCGTACCGGAACCTGGGCGTCCTCAGCACCGACCTCGTCGACTACGCGGGCTACGTCGGGGAAGGGCCGTGCGGGCCGCAGTGCGACGTGTCCAAGCTCCCGCCCGACGTCGACCTGATCGCCAAGGCCACCGACACCGGCGCAGCGCACGGCGCCCTCGCCAGCCCGACGCAGGGCCCGGGCGCGGCGTTCCGCCGGCCGGACCGCGGCTACCGCTACTTCCTCATCCTGCTGGACGTCGACTCGCGGACGGTCCAGCTCGGGGTGGTTCACCCGAACGCCGTCCCGGCCGCCGCTGCAGGGATCCTTCCGGCCCTGCCGGCCACGGTCCCGCACGCCGCCCTGCAGGATCTCCTGAACCTCCGCTTGCCGCAGTGA
- a CDS encoding discoidin domain-containing protein, producing MHCSAKSLVLAGLGILLACGRQPGSSSSIVGRGGSVPTDGALGTATVPPSNRVAINLGETPWRYLKDRDPADAMNPDYDDTAANTREAWSSVGVPQSPSDDDTFLNLPSGGGQGQLTGNILWYRKHFTLDASYRDRKIFVEFEGAHMGAQVFVNGTFLPGNSLINPQATHVVGFVPFIVDLTPYVKCDGSDNVLAVKVARGDKFFDSPNFSGAFRFGQAGSGLFRPVWMYVKDRVYIPQNTWAVLNTWGTYVSTLSASDDAAVVRVQTNVRNEYAGDRSVTLSTQIVDASGNVVAVAQETKSLAPQPLPRTPAKLAADAAPPPATFDQTLTVDKPTLWYPNDSVHGRPYLYTVIHTVSVDGAVVDATQTPLGVRTIAWDQNFPIINGHPHYLWGASGRYDYPALGSAVPEEQQWRDLGLLAAAGGSLYRPGHSSQGPEFLAAADAYGVMVVQPSGDGENGFATLCPGTDRNGCNASTNDVELKKETHRDMIVHDRNHPSVLAWEADNGSTDTAFARSLQALSRIWDPVLTRAQADRTPDPANGDLLGCSGDGCDIGVKRTYPNSPAWGSEYWGDGVGRALYDHELAFAAPYLKNWSASVRGKSFGIAHWYLADTPGEINTQTDGTAPELVRGNGASMMDANRIPRLLYYAYQSVWTPYAIRPVVKLAHHWNRAGDVTVNAFSNCPAVRLLLDGQPQGADQIPNPPTSDPSADLNQTTTLLPGQAHWKVAWAAGTLTALCLDGSGQAVVDGQGHAVADQLVTAGAADHLQLTVEPPLARPDGTSFQITANGTDAAFVQAAVVDADGHLVPDAAPVITFAVSGPGTYRGGADHGVTPGQPQGYHAPRDPSLSAEGGLAKIAVRTQFTPGTVTVTATAPGLRAGSATFEVRPTSGPGMQGASLAIPARAADALAIVASPVSQTATAGYGATFSVLTAGAGPLSFQWTRNGVAIPGATGSSYTTGPTTPADDGSTYGVTVSNGAASVTSKAATLTVVAASAPAIVNPPLAQTAVAGQQARFRVVASGSPLLSYQWQRNGRDIAGATAPVYNTPALANGDDGSTFRVIVANSAGRATSVDVRLTVAAATVPSIVAPPRSLSVAAGQTVALTVVATGSAPMHYQWALDGTPIGGDTDSYLIGSAQDGDAGTYTVTVSNAAGSVTSGPAVLTVSGSNGPNLALGKACSASTEQDAGLAARFACDGDRTTRWSSKAGVDPSWLTVDLGSPQTFDRVVLRWENAYGSAYQLQISSDGAGWAPVFTQAAGHGGAETLDFASATARYLRLVGTQRATAYGYSLYDLEVYAVPRCGGATERYTTRAAAPGTYPSTIPGLPSGPFVPTVVDNVTRLTWQQYVTTFPQQGAQFTQPIAEQYCASLGMRLPSQAEALAIAGSNYASCAFPFPWTTWTTTPVPGEDGRAYFVSSAGVSSSQIAVNAPGWALCVSGP from the coding sequence ATGCACTGCAGCGCCAAGTCCTTGGTCCTGGCCGGCCTGGGGATCCTGCTCGCCTGCGGCCGCCAGCCGGGGTCGAGCAGCAGCATCGTCGGCAGAGGCGGCAGCGTCCCGACCGACGGCGCGCTCGGAACCGCGACCGTGCCGCCTTCGAACCGGGTCGCCATCAACCTCGGGGAGACGCCGTGGCGTTACCTCAAGGACCGCGACCCGGCCGACGCCATGAACCCGGACTACGACGACACCGCCGCGAACACGCGCGAGGCGTGGTCGTCGGTGGGGGTCCCGCAGAGCCCGAGCGACGACGACACCTTCCTGAACCTCCCGTCGGGCGGGGGTCAGGGCCAGCTGACGGGCAACATCCTGTGGTACCGGAAGCACTTCACGCTCGACGCGTCGTACCGGGACCGGAAGATCTTCGTGGAGTTCGAGGGCGCGCACATGGGCGCCCAGGTCTTCGTCAACGGGACGTTCCTCCCGGGCAACAGCCTCATCAACCCGCAGGCGACCCACGTGGTCGGGTTCGTCCCGTTCATCGTGGACCTCACGCCCTACGTGAAGTGCGACGGCTCGGACAACGTCCTCGCCGTCAAGGTCGCCCGCGGCGACAAGTTCTTCGACTCGCCCAACTTCTCCGGCGCGTTCCGCTTCGGCCAGGCCGGGAGCGGGCTGTTCCGGCCGGTGTGGATGTACGTGAAGGACCGCGTCTACATCCCGCAGAACACCTGGGCCGTGCTGAACACGTGGGGGACCTACGTCTCGACGCTCAGCGCGAGCGACGACGCCGCCGTGGTGCGGGTGCAGACGAACGTCCGAAACGAGTACGCCGGAGATCGCTCCGTCACGCTGTCGACCCAGATCGTCGACGCGAGCGGGAACGTCGTGGCCGTAGCGCAGGAGACGAAGAGCCTGGCGCCGCAGCCCCTGCCGAGGACGCCGGCCAAGCTCGCCGCCGACGCCGCGCCGCCGCCGGCCACCTTCGACCAGACGCTCACGGTGGACAAGCCGACGCTCTGGTATCCGAACGACAGCGTTCACGGTCGCCCGTACCTGTACACGGTGATCCACACGGTGAGCGTCGACGGCGCGGTGGTGGACGCGACCCAGACGCCGCTCGGCGTCCGGACCATCGCCTGGGACCAGAACTTCCCGATCATCAACGGCCACCCGCACTACCTCTGGGGCGCCTCCGGCCGCTACGACTACCCCGCCCTCGGCTCGGCGGTGCCGGAGGAGCAGCAGTGGCGCGACCTCGGCCTCCTCGCGGCCGCCGGCGGCAGCCTCTACCGACCCGGCCACTCGAGCCAGGGCCCCGAGTTCCTCGCGGCGGCCGACGCCTACGGCGTCATGGTGGTGCAGCCCAGCGGCGACGGGGAGAACGGGTTCGCGACCCTCTGCCCGGGCACCGACCGCAACGGCTGCAACGCGTCCACCAACGACGTGGAGCTGAAGAAGGAGACCCACCGGGACATGATCGTCCACGACCGGAACCACCCCTCGGTCCTGGCGTGGGAAGCCGACAACGGCAGCACCGACACGGCGTTCGCGCGGAGCCTCCAGGCGCTGTCCCGGATCTGGGACCCGGTGCTCACGCGCGCGCAGGCCGACCGCACACCCGACCCGGCCAACGGCGACCTCCTCGGCTGCAGCGGCGACGGCTGCGACATCGGGGTGAAGCGCACCTACCCGAACTCGCCCGCCTGGGGCTCCGAGTACTGGGGCGACGGCGTCGGCCGCGCGCTCTACGACCACGAGCTCGCCTTCGCCGCGCCGTACCTGAAGAACTGGTCGGCCAGCGTGCGCGGGAAGTCGTTCGGGATCGCGCACTGGTACCTGGCGGACACGCCGGGGGAGATCAACACGCAGACGGACGGGACTGCGCCCGAGCTCGTCCGCGGCAACGGCGCCTCGATGATGGACGCCAATCGCATCCCGCGGCTGCTGTACTACGCCTACCAGTCCGTCTGGACGCCGTACGCGATCCGGCCGGTCGTGAAGCTGGCCCATCACTGGAACCGCGCCGGCGACGTCACCGTCAACGCCTTCAGCAATTGCCCCGCGGTGCGGCTGCTCCTCGACGGCCAGCCGCAGGGGGCCGATCAGATCCCGAACCCGCCGACCAGCGATCCCAGCGCCGACCTGAACCAGACCACGACGCTCCTGCCGGGCCAGGCACACTGGAAGGTCGCCTGGGCCGCCGGCACCTTGACCGCGCTCTGCCTGGACGGGAGCGGCCAGGCGGTGGTGGACGGGCAGGGCCACGCCGTCGCCGATCAGCTCGTGACGGCCGGCGCGGCCGACCACCTCCAGCTCACCGTCGAGCCGCCCCTGGCGCGCCCGGACGGCACGTCGTTCCAGATCACCGCCAACGGCACCGACGCCGCGTTCGTCCAGGCCGCCGTGGTCGACGCCGACGGCCACCTCGTGCCCGACGCCGCCCCCGTCATCACCTTCGCGGTGAGCGGTCCCGGCACCTACCGCGGCGGCGCGGACCACGGCGTCACGCCCGGGCAGCCGCAGGGCTACCACGCGCCGCGCGACCCCAGCCTCTCGGCCGAGGGCGGCCTCGCCAAGATCGCGGTGCGCACCCAGTTCACGCCCGGCACGGTCACCGTCACGGCCACGGCTCCGGGGCTGCGCGCCGGGAGCGCCACGTTCGAGGTCCGGCCGACGAGCGGGCCCGGCATGCAGGGCGCGTCGCTCGCCATCCCGGCACGAGCCGCCGACGCGCTCGCCATCGTCGCGTCGCCCGTGAGCCAGACGGCGACGGCCGGCTACGGCGCCACCTTCAGCGTCCTCACCGCCGGCGCGGGCCCGCTCTCGTTCCAGTGGACGAGGAACGGCGTGGCCATCCCCGGCGCGACCGGGAGCAGCTATACGACTGGCCCGACCACCCCGGCCGACGACGGCTCCACCTACGGCGTGACCGTCTCGAACGGCGCCGCCAGCGTGACCTCGAAGGCGGCCACGCTCACGGTGGTCGCGGCGTCCGCCCCGGCCATCGTGAACCCGCCGCTCGCCCAGACCGCGGTCGCAGGGCAGCAGGCGCGCTTCCGCGTGGTCGCCTCGGGCTCGCCCCTCCTCAGCTACCAGTGGCAGAGAAACGGCCGGGACATCGCGGGCGCCACCGCGCCCGTCTACAACACGCCGGCCCTCGCGAACGGCGACGACGGCAGCACGTTCCGGGTCATCGTCGCCAACAGCGCCGGTCGGGCCACCTCGGTGGACGTGCGGCTGACGGTCGCGGCGGCGACCGTGCCGAGCATCGTCGCGCCGCCGAGGAGCCTCTCGGTCGCGGCCGGCCAGACCGTGGCGCTCACGGTGGTCGCCACCGGGTCCGCGCCCATGCACTACCAGTGGGCCCTGGACGGAACGCCGATCGGCGGTGACACCGACAGCTACCTGATCGGCTCCGCCCAGGACGGCGACGCGGGGACGTACACGGTGACGGTCTCGAACGCCGCCGGGAGCGTGACGAGCGGCCCGGCCGTGCTCACGGTGAGCGGCAGCAACGGCCCGAACCTGGCCCTCGGCAAGGCCTGCTCCGCGAGCACCGAGCAGGACGCCGGGCTCGCGGCGCGCTTCGCGTGCGACGGCGACCGGACGACCCGCTGGTCCTCGAAGGCGGGCGTGGACCCGTCCTGGCTCACGGTCGACCTGGGCTCGCCGCAGACGTTCGACCGCGTCGTGCTGCGGTGGGAGAACGCCTACGGCTCGGCGTACCAGCTCCAGATCTCGAGCGACGGCGCGGGCTGGGCGCCGGTGTTCACGCAGGCCGCCGGCCACGGCGGCGCGGAGACGCTGGACTTCGCCAGCGCCACCGCGCGCTACTTGCGCCTGGTCGGCACCCAGCGCGCCACCGCCTACGGCTACTCCCTCTACGATCTCGAGGTCTACGCCGTGCCGCGCTGCGGTGGCGCGACCGAGCGGTACACCACCCGGGCCGCGGCGCCAGGCACGTACCCGTCGACCATCCCCGGGCTGCCCTCGGGCCCGTTCGTCCCGACCGTCGTGGACAACGTCACCCGGCTCACCTGGCAGCAGTACGTCACCACCTTCCCGCAGCAGGGCGCGCAGTTCACGCAGCCCATCGCCGAGCAGTACTGCGCTTCGCTCGGGATGCGGCTGCCGTCGCAGGCGGAGGCCCTCGCGATCGCGGGAAGCAACTACGCGTCCTGCGCCTTCCCATTCCCGTGGACCACCTGGACCACGACGCCCGTCCCGGGCGAGGACGGGCGCGCCTACTTCGTGTCGTCCGCCGGCGTGTCCTCGTCGCAGATCGCCGTGAACGCCCCGGGCTGGGCGCTGTGCGTCAGCGGCCCGTAG
- the fusA gene encoding elongation factor G yields the protein MYTDFSKLRNIGISAHIDSGKTTLTERILFYTNRIHAIHEVKGKDGVGATMDSMDLERERGITIASAATHCEWKGLHLNIIDTPGHVDFTIEVERSLRVLDGAILVLCSVAGVQSQSLTVDRQMRRYKVPRLAFVNKCDRSGANPLRVKDQLREKLQHNPVLMQLPIGLEDKFEGVVDLVTMKAVRFGGSDGEVITESEIPESMKAEAAKAREEMLDAASMFSDELTEAILEDRVTEDLVKAAIRKGTIELKLTPVFMGSAYKNKAVQKLLDGVVDYLPDPTEVVNEAHDLTKDEEKVVLSIDNDKPTVALAFKLEDGRYGQLTYLRIYQGTLSRDMFITNMRTKKDHRIGRLVRMHADQMEDIDAAGSGDIVAMFGVECNTGDTFTDGKVKFNMTSMHVPEPVISLSIKPADSKSEANMGKALRRFTREDPTFRAGVDEESAETIIRGMGELHLEVYIERMKREYNAVVVASPPQVAYRETVSQRADFAYTHKKQTGGSGQFGRVCGYIEPCEAVFEFVDDVVGGAIPREFISSVEKGFRSMLGKGRLLGFPVVNARVVINDGASHAVDSSDIAFQEAARGAWREAFDRAKPRLLEPIMKVVVETPSEFSGGVLGGLMQRRATIIGSQEDGLLSRIEAEVPLAEMFGYSTNLRSSTQGKAEFTMEFSRYLPVPTAMAEELMAKAAGKKAAEAGKK from the coding sequence GTGTACACGGATTTCTCGAAGCTCCGGAACATCGGGATCTCGGCCCACATCGACAGCGGGAAGACCACGCTGACCGAGCGCATCCTGTTCTACACGAACCGGATCCACGCCATCCACGAGGTGAAGGGCAAGGACGGCGTCGGCGCCACGATGGACTCGATGGATCTCGAGCGCGAGCGCGGCATCACCATCGCCTCGGCGGCGACCCACTGCGAGTGGAAGGGCCTCCACCTCAACATCATCGACACCCCCGGACACGTCGACTTCACGATCGAGGTCGAGCGGTCGCTGCGCGTGCTCGACGGGGCGATCCTCGTCCTCTGCTCCGTCGCTGGCGTCCAGAGCCAGTCGCTCACCGTCGACCGGCAGATGCGCCGCTACAAGGTCCCGCGCCTCGCCTTCGTGAACAAGTGCGACCGCTCGGGCGCGAACCCGCTCCGGGTGAAGGACCAGCTGCGCGAGAAGCTGCAGCACAACCCGGTCCTCATGCAGCTCCCGATCGGCCTCGAGGACAAGTTCGAGGGCGTGGTCGACCTCGTCACCATGAAGGCGGTGCGCTTCGGCGGGAGCGACGGCGAGGTCATCACCGAGTCCGAGATCCCGGAGTCGATGAAGGCCGAGGCCGCCAAGGCGCGCGAGGAGATGCTCGACGCCGCCTCGATGTTCTCCGACGAGCTCACCGAGGCGATCCTGGAGGACCGCGTCACCGAGGACCTCGTCAAGGCCGCCATCCGCAAGGGCACCATCGAGCTGAAGCTCACCCCGGTGTTCATGGGCTCCGCCTACAAGAACAAGGCGGTCCAGAAGCTCCTCGACGGCGTCGTCGACTACCTCCCGGATCCCACCGAGGTTGTGAACGAGGCGCACGACCTCACGAAGGACGAGGAGAAGGTCGTGCTGTCGATCGACAACGACAAGCCGACCGTCGCGCTCGCGTTCAAGCTCGAGGACGGCCGGTACGGTCAGCTCACGTACCTGCGCATCTACCAGGGCACGCTCTCGCGCGACATGTTCATCACGAACATGCGCACCAAGAAGGACCACCGCATCGGGCGGCTCGTGCGCATGCACGCCGACCAGATGGAGGACATCGACGCCGCCGGGTCGGGCGACATCGTCGCGATGTTCGGGGTCGAGTGCAACACGGGCGACACCTTCACGGACGGCAAGGTCAAGTTCAACATGACCTCGATGCACGTGCCGGAGCCGGTGATCTCCCTCTCCATCAAGCCGGCCGACTCGAAGAGCGAGGCCAACATGGGGAAGGCGCTCCGGCGCTTCACCCGCGAGGACCCGACCTTCCGCGCCGGCGTGGACGAGGAGAGCGCCGAGACCATCATCCGCGGCATGGGCGAGCTGCACCTCGAGGTCTACATCGAGCGCATGAAGCGCGAGTACAACGCGGTGGTGGTGGCCTCGCCGCCGCAGGTCGCGTACCGCGAGACCGTGAGCCAGCGCGCCGACTTCGCCTACACGCACAAGAAGCAGACCGGCGGGTCGGGCCAGTTCGGCCGGGTCTGTGGTTACATCGAGCCGTGCGAGGCGGTGTTCGAGTTCGTCGACGACGTGGTCGGCGGCGCGATCCCCCGCGAGTTCATCTCGTCGGTCGAGAAGGGGTTCCGCTCGATGCTCGGCAAGGGGCGGCTCCTCGGCTTCCCGGTGGTGAACGCCCGCGTCGTCATCAACGACGGCGCGAGCCACGCGGTCGACTCCTCGGACATCGCCTTCCAGGAGGCCGCCCGCGGCGCCTGGCGCGAGGCGTTCGACCGCGCGAAGCCGCGGCTGCTCGAGCCGATCATGAAGGTCGTCGTCGAGACGCCCTCCGAGTTCTCGGGCGGGGTCCTCGGCGGGCTCATGCAGCGCCGCGCGACCATCATCGGCTCGCAGGAGGACGGGCTCCTCTCGCGGATCGAGGCCGAGGTCCCGCTGGCCGAGATGTTCGGCTACTCGACCAACCTCCGCTCCTCCACGCAGGGGAAGGCCGAGTTCACGATGGAGTTCTCGCGCTACCTGCCGGTCCCGACGGCGATGGCCGAGGAGCTCATGGCCAAGGCCGCCGGCAAGAAGGCGGCCGAGGCCGGGAAGAAGTAG
- a CDS encoding AAA family ATPase: MHRKEVNLQSPLRILDRWIRGGLGKGRLGVIAAPPGVGKSACLAQLGLDALLRDRAVLHVSLGQSVEHVAARYDALFDELARRLDLGDRGGVQESMARRRLIWAVGEGGFGGRALDEALAAFRRLLGASPADVLVDGFDWESPAAAAAVAELKASAARAGAELWMTARARGEPGAPADAGALPGGALVDVGLVLAPCARHARLTLVKDFDRTPAPDASLVLEARTLRLLSPDEAAGSAELDPGDFTLVATGSAGVEEEFGRCAERWGVAEVHFTFAGRGELARTRGVVVLSEDELRLGEVSAAYVKAHLHRTFHDPAARVLRAIWHQANTADEVFSVGSIHADQTAHGGTGWAVELARHWGKPVHVFDEERNGWFRWRGGAWIPEEPPAITRPRFAGAGTRTLSDGGRAAIRALFERSFGAPPA, from the coding sequence ATGCACCGGAAGGAAGTGAACCTCCAGAGCCCGCTCCGGATCCTCGATCGGTGGATCCGCGGCGGGCTCGGGAAGGGCCGCCTCGGCGTCATCGCCGCGCCGCCGGGCGTGGGGAAGTCCGCGTGCCTCGCGCAGCTCGGGCTCGACGCCCTGCTGCGCGACCGGGCGGTGCTGCACGTGTCGCTCGGGCAGTCGGTGGAGCACGTCGCGGCGCGGTACGACGCCCTGTTCGACGAGCTCGCCCGGCGCCTGGACCTCGGCGACCGCGGCGGCGTGCAGGAGTCCATGGCGCGCCGCCGGCTGATCTGGGCGGTCGGGGAGGGCGGCTTCGGCGGCCGCGCGCTCGACGAGGCGCTCGCCGCCTTCCGGCGCCTCCTCGGAGCCTCGCCCGCGGACGTCCTCGTGGACGGCTTCGACTGGGAGTCGCCGGCCGCCGCCGCGGCCGTCGCCGAGCTGAAGGCGAGCGCGGCGCGCGCCGGCGCCGAGCTGTGGATGACCGCGCGCGCCCGCGGCGAGCCGGGCGCGCCCGCGGACGCCGGGGCCCTGCCGGGCGGTGCGCTCGTGGACGTGGGGCTCGTCCTCGCGCCTTGCGCGCGGCACGCGCGGCTCACGCTGGTGAAGGACTTCGACCGGACCCCGGCCCCGGACGCCTCGCTGGTGCTCGAGGCGCGCACGCTGCGGCTCCTCTCCCCGGACGAGGCCGCGGGCTCCGCCGAGCTCGACCCCGGCGACTTCACGCTCGTCGCGACCGGCTCCGCCGGCGTCGAGGAGGAGTTCGGCCGCTGCGCCGAGCGCTGGGGCGTCGCCGAGGTCCACTTCACGTTCGCGGGGAGGGGCGAGCTCGCGCGGACGCGCGGGGTCGTGGTGCTCTCCGAGGACGAGCTCCGGCTGGGCGAGGTGAGCGCCGCCTACGTGAAGGCGCACCTCCACCGCACCTTCCACGACCCGGCGGCCCGCGTGCTCCGGGCGATCTGGCACCAGGCGAACACGGCGGACGAGGTGTTCTCCGTCGGGTCGATCCACGCCGACCAGACCGCCCACGGCGGGACGGGGTGGGCGGTCGAGCTCGCCCGCCACTGGGGCAAGCCCGTCCACGTCTTCGACGAGGAGCGGAACGGCTGGTTCCGCTGGCGCGGAGGGGCGTGGATCCCGGAGGAGCCGCCCGCCATCACGCGGCCGCGCTTCGCGGGCGCGGGCACGCGTACCTTGTCGGACGGCGGGCGCGCCGCGATCCGCGCGCTCTTCGAGCGGAGCTTCGGCGCGCCCCCGGCCTGA
- a CDS encoding HAMP domain-containing protein has product MRDPAPGDGLGELDEPIASSRNDELGQLARSLERLRKSMKAALRRLTG; this is encoded by the coding sequence ATGAGGGACCCCGCGCCCGGGGACGGCCTCGGAGAGCTCGACGAGCCCATCGCCTCGTCCCGCAACGACGAGCTCGGGCAGCTCGCGCGATCCCTGGAGCGGCTGCGGAAGAGCATGAAGGCCGCCCTCCGCCGGCTGACCGGGTAG